A stretch of DNA from Pontiella agarivorans:
ATGATATTCCGTTCCGTTGCCTCTATTTCCGGAATATTGAAAACCTGATGATGGCGGGGCGCTGCTTCAGTTGCTCGCATATTGGTTTGGGCGGACCGAGAGTGATGAATACAATGGGCCGGATCGGCATTGCAACCGGTTATGCCGCGGCACTTTGCATTGATCATCAAATAACTCCGCGCGAGGTCGGGGAAAAGCATATTGATGTACTACAAGCCAAACTTGGTTTCTAAAGGAATTGTTTAAGGGAGAGGGAATGAGATCGCTTGTTATTATTCTATTGTATTTCGTTGGGTTCTGCTCTTACGGAGAGCCGTTTCGTCCGAATGAACGCGTTGCTTTCATTGGCGACAGCATAACGCATGGAGGAAATTACCACGTTTATGTGCAGGCTTTTTATGCGACTCGCTTTCCCGAACGAAACGTCTCCTGTTTTAATGTCGGAATCAGCGGCGACACGGCGCAGGGCGGATTTCAGCGTGCTTCAAATTCCGGGCATGGAATTTGGGAAAGTGATGTGCGGATGTATGTTCCGACGGCTGCCACAATTATGCTGGGGATGAATGATGTCGGTGGGGGGCATTTTTTGAGCATGAAAACCCCGGAGGAACTGAAGGCGCAAAATGAAAAAAAGCTTGGGGCGTACCGAAAAAACTATGCCGCGCTTTTGGATAATCTCGAAAGACAGGGTATTGATCGAATTACGCTGATCAAGTCATCACCTTATGATCAAACCATGGTGAATCCCAAGGCCAAGCAAAACCTGTATCAGTTTGGTATCGGGAAAAACGATGCCATTGTAGCACTGGGATTGAATGTGATTGAGGTTGAGTCGGTTAAGCGCGGTTATCCGGTCTGCGATTTCAATACGCCGATGCTTGCGATCAATGCGAAGCAGCAAAAAACTGATCCGGCGTTTTCAATTATCGGTAATGATCGGATTCATCCGGGGGACAATGGTCAATTTGTGATGGCCTATGAATTTCTTAAATTCCAGGGACTGCAGGGGCCGATCGCTTCCGTGGAGCTGGATCTTGAAAATAAAGAGCAGCTGCTGGCTCGTAACTGTGTTGTTTCAATAGAGAAGGCGACTGATGAAGAGGTCGTTTTTGAATACCGGGCCCAAGCGCTTCCGTTTCCGACCAAAGTCTATCAAAATGTAACCGAACTTGTCCCATTTGAATCAGAGTTCAATCAGGAAACTTTACAGGTTTCTGGTCTGAAACCGGGGACTTACGGTTTGCGCATTGACGACATCGAAGTGGGATCGTTTCGACACGATCAGCTGGAGAACGGTGTCAATATGGCCTTGTTGTCAACTGCGCCCCAGGTGGTGCAGGCTAATGCGGTATTTGACCTTTGCATGGAGAGGGGCGAACTTTCCCGGAAGATTCGTGCGGTGGTATGGGCTACCCGATACCTTGCAAACATCGAGGGATACGATGCGTCTTCGCTGGAGGGAAACTGTTCGGTGATTAAGCAGGTTTTGGCCGGTGATCTTCCTGAGGGATTGAGTAAGGCTCCTGCGGGTAACACAGTAAAACATCTCCGGAACTATCTGGAAAATGCGGCGCACTATACACAGAGAATTGAGCAGCTGGATGTCATGACCGGACCCATTTATGAAGCCGCGCAACCGAGGCCGCACTCTATTGTGATCGAATGGATCTGTGATTAATTTATAACCTTTGGGGGGCGGAAAAGTGCCGTTTTCAGGGCGCATAGTTGAAGAACGAGACCGGCCTGCTGGACCAGGGTTGTCTTTTCACATGCACAGTTGCATCAACCGTTTCCGCCCTGAAAATCAATGTATTGCACAACTGTCTCGTCATGCTGCTCTGTTTAGAGGAACTCCATTCTAGGGTGGATCTTTGACATCAACGATTCCGCGGTGCACGGCAAGAAGAGCGGCCTGAGTCCGGTCGGCCACACCGAGTTTTTTAATAATTTTTGAAACGTGCATCTTCACGGTTTGCTCTGCGAGGTTCAAGGCATCGGCCATCTCTTTGTTGCTATGTCCGGAAACCAGCAGGCGAAGAACATCGAATTCCCGTTCGGTGAGCTCGTCCTGTTCGCTTCTGGCGGCCAGCTTTTTCGCTATAGAGGCGGGAAAGTAAGAACCTCCGTTTGCCACTTCCCG
This window harbors:
- a CDS encoding SGNH/GDSL hydrolase family protein gives rise to the protein MRSLVIILLYFVGFCSYGEPFRPNERVAFIGDSITHGGNYHVYVQAFYATRFPERNVSCFNVGISGDTAQGGFQRASNSGHGIWESDVRMYVPTAATIMLGMNDVGGGHFLSMKTPEELKAQNEKKLGAYRKNYAALLDNLERQGIDRITLIKSSPYDQTMVNPKAKQNLYQFGIGKNDAIVALGLNVIEVESVKRGYPVCDFNTPMLAINAKQQKTDPAFSIIGNDRIHPGDNGQFVMAYEFLKFQGLQGPIASVELDLENKEQLLARNCVVSIEKATDEEVVFEYRAQALPFPTKVYQNVTELVPFESEFNQETLQVSGLKPGTYGLRIDDIEVGSFRHDQLENGVNMALLSTAPQVVQANAVFDLCMERGELSRKIRAVVWATRYLANIEGYDASSLEGNCSVIKQVLAGDLPEGLSKAPAGNTVKHLRNYLENAAHYTQRIEQLDVMTGPIYEAAQPRPHSIVIEWICD
- a CDS encoding FAD-dependent oxidoreductase; translation: MPFRCLYFRNIENLMMAGRCFSCSHIGLGGPRVMNTMGRIGIATGYAAALCIDHQITPREVGEKHIDVLQAKLGF